From the genome of Pseudonocardia sp. EC080619-01:
CGAGTGGACGGGCACCGGCCCCGTCGTGCTCCTGCTCCAGGGCGGGATCTCCGAGGCGTCCGCCACCACGCGGCTGGCCGCCGAGCTGGCGGACACCTTCACGGTGGTCTCCTACGACCGGCGCGGGCTGGGCAGGAGCCCGGCCCCGGTCCCCGGCGAGCCACCCCCGGACGCCCTCCACCGGCACGCGCTCGACGCGGCCGCCGTGCTCCGGCGGTTCACCGACCGGCCCGCGTCCGTCGTCGGGGCGAGCATCGGCGCGGTCGTCGCGCTGCAGCTCGCCGTCGAGGAGCCGGACCTCGTCGGCACGGCCGTCGTCCACGAGCCACCGCTGCCCGCCGTCGTCCACGACGCGGAGCGCGAGGCCGGGCTGGACCACGTCGCGGAGCTCGCCCGGACCGACGTCGTGGCCGCGATCGGCGCGATGGGCCGGCTCGTCGCCGACAGGAGCGATCCCGAGCCCGGCGCCGGGGCGCCCCGGCCGGCCGGCGATCTCCACGCCGGGCTGCGGTGGTTCTTCGCGCACGACTTCCCGGCGGTGCGCGCCAACCCGCTCGACGCCGCACGCCTCCGTCCCGTGCCCGTCACGCTCGTCCCGTCCGTGGGCGCGGACGTGCCCGGCGGCTGGGACCGACGCTGCGCGGAGGCACTCGCGGCCGCACTCGGACGGCCGGCGGTGCCGATGCCCGGCGGGCACGGCGCCCTCACGACCCGTCCGCGAGGGGCGGCCCGGCAGCTGCGCCGGATCCTGACACCGTGACCGCGGAGGCGGCGCTCCCCCTCAGACCGTTCTGAGGAAGCGGTCCAGCACCCGGGTGCCGAAGGTCAGCGCGTCCACCGGGACACGCTCGTCGATGCCGTGGAACAGCGACGCGAAGTCCAGCTCCGGGGGCAGCCGCAGCGGGGCGAAGCCGTAGCACTTCATCCCCAGCGTCGAGAACGCCTTCGCGTCGGTCCCGCCGGACAGCATGTACGGGACGATCTCCGCGGCCGGGTCCTCGGTGCGCAGCGCCGCCTGCATCGCGTCGGTCAGGGCGCCCTCGAACGGCGTCTCGACGGCGGGCAGGTCGGTGACCCACTCCCGCTCGACGTCCGGCCCGAGCAGCTCGTCGACCTCGCGCAGGAACTCCTCCTCCCGCCCCGGCAGCACCCGGCAGTCGACGACCGCCTCCGCCGTCGACGGGATGACGTTCGCCTTGTACCCGGCGTTCAGCATCGTCGGGTTCGCGGTGTCCCGGACGGTCGCCCCGATGATCCGCGCGATCGGGCCGAGCTTGGCCAGGGCACCCTCGAGGTCGTCCTCCGGGTACTCGACGCCGGTCAGCTCGGTCATCCGGTCCAGGAACGCCTGCACGGTGTCGGTGATCGTCAGCGGGAACGTGTGGTTCCCGAGCCGGGCCACGGCCTCCGACAGGATGGTGACGGCGTTGTCGTCGTGCAGGAACGAGCCGTGCCCCGGCTTTCCCTTGGCCCGCAGCCGCATCCAGGCGATGCCCTTCTCCGCGGACTCGATCAGGTAGGCGCGCTGGTCCTCGCCCAGGGTCAGCGAGAACCCGCCGACCTCGCCGACGGCCTCGGTGCACCCGGCGAACAGGTCCGGCCGGTGCTCCACCAGCCACTGCGCGCCCCACTTGCCGCCGGCCTCCTCGTCGGCGACGAACGCCCACACGATGTCCCGCGGCGGGACCACGCCCTCACGCTTGAAGCGGCGCGCGACCGCCAGCATCATCGCGTCCATGTCCTTCATGTCGACGGCGCCGCGGCCCCAGACGTAGCCGTCCTGCACCGCCCCGGAGAACGGGTGCACCGACCACTCGCTCGCGTCCGCCGGGACGACGTCGAGGTGCCCGTGCATCAGCAGCGCACCCCGCGACCGGTCCGCGCCCTCCAGACGGGCGATCACGTTCATCCGCTTCGGCATGCCGGACTCGACCAGCTCGACGTCGTAGCCGACCTCGCGCAGCTTCTCCGCGACGTAGTCGGCGGCCTCGGCCTCACCGGCCAGGGTCTCGGGGTCCGCGGTGTTCGTCGTGTCGATCCGGATCAGCTCGGAACACAGCTGGACGACCTCCGCCTCGGCACTGCTGGGGCTCTCGTCCGGTGAAGCGGTCATGGGCGCCTTCCTACCACCGCGTACCGGGGCCGACCTGCCGAGACCCGGGGTGGACACCCGGGCGCAGACCGCCCGGAGGGCTCGGCTATGCTTCTCCCCGACGCGATCGAGAGATCGTGGCGTCCGAGTGGCGGAATGGCAGACGCGCTAGCTTGAGGTGCTAGTCCCCGTATTAGGGGGTGGGGGTTCAAGTCCCCCCTCGGACACCGACCCTAACCCCAGCCGTCCCGGTTGGGGCCCCGGTTGACCTGGACGCTCACTGTCCGAATTTTCGGGCGATAGATCAACCGCAGCCCCAGCTGCTGGTAGATCGACCCTTGGCTTCCTCGTCGGCGACGAGCAGGATTTCACGGGCTGAAGCCTGTCCCCGATGACGTCCCGTGTCTGAGCCTCGCTCATCCGGCCCGACGCGCCCCGCAGTTGGTGCTGCGCGTCCAGCTCGGCCAGTCGGGCCGGGACCTCGGCAATCCAACCAGCCACCAGTGCCGGGTCAACCCCAGCTTCTAGCGCCGACCGGTAACGGGGGAGCTTGGCATCACGCTCGGCAAGCTGAGCTCGCCCGAGCTGCGCGCCGTCGACGTCGTCTCGCGGCTGCCCGCGACGGAGAACGGACACTGTCCGGTCGATCTCATGCGGATGAAACAAGCCAAAAAGCCACTCATCCAGGAGGGGCAGGACTTTACCGTCCGGGGCCAGCGAGAGGCTGAGGTTTAGATCACCGCACCTTGTTGGGCAATGGTCGTAGCGTGCACAATTTCCCGTTCAATCGGGGTGTTTGATCAATAGAGGAGAGGAGTCCACTCCATTGTACCAATGACCCCTCGGCGACATCCTGCTCCACCTCACGAAGGCATGCTCCAGTTCCAAAAATGGGCGTACGGCGTGATCAGCGCGGACTTGCACAACCCGACGTGGATTCCATCAGTGCGTTGTCCAGCACGTCGCCGACGGTCCCGATCGAGCTGGCGACCCCGGCATCGGCGAGTTGCTCCGTGAACGCCAGAGATGTGTACCGAGATCCGGCATCGGAATGATGGCTCAAACCTTCCGCAGTAAACGCACTGACCGCCCGTTGCCGGGGACAACGCTTGCGCCAGGGCACTGGAGAGGAGATCACTGGTTCTACTCATCGACCCCTTCGATCCGAGTGTCCTCCGCGACCAACAGTCAGTCACGAACGACACGTAGCAGAATCCGGACGCGGTCCACACGTAGGTGAAATTCGCGCCCCACAGCGCATCCGGTCGAGTCGGGCCGCCCAGACCCGCTTGGCCAGGTCAGGTGCCTATCAGCGTGCTGGTCGCGCGTCGTCGTGGCCGTAAGATGCGCCCCGCGGCACACGCCTGGATTCCGGCGACACGCATCAGCCGCCCCACCTGGTCGCGGCCGATCCGCAGCCCTTCCCGTCTCACCGAACGCCGCATCTTCCGCAGCCTG
Proteins encoded in this window:
- a CDS encoding alpha/beta fold hydrolase is translated as MEDHAIADDGTALHVEWTGTGPVVLLLQGGISEASATTRLAAELADTFTVVSYDRRGLGRSPAPVPGEPPPDALHRHALDAAAVLRRFTDRPASVVGASIGAVVALQLAVEEPDLVGTAVVHEPPLPAVVHDAEREAGLDHVAELARTDVVAAIGAMGRLVADRSDPEPGAGAPRPAGDLHAGLRWFFAHDFPAVRANPLDAARLRPVPVTLVPSVGADVPGGWDRRCAEALAAALGRPAVPMPGGHGALTTRPRGAARQLRRILTP
- a CDS encoding M20/M25/M40 family metallo-hydrolase; the encoded protein is MTASPDESPSSAEAEVVQLCSELIRIDTTNTADPETLAGEAEAADYVAEKLREVGYDVELVESGMPKRMNVIARLEGADRSRGALLMHGHLDVVPADASEWSVHPFSGAVQDGYVWGRGAVDMKDMDAMMLAVARRFKREGVVPPRDIVWAFVADEEAGGKWGAQWLVEHRPDLFAGCTEAVGEVGGFSLTLGEDQRAYLIESAEKGIAWMRLRAKGKPGHGSFLHDDNAVTILSEAVARLGNHTFPLTITDTVQAFLDRMTELTGVEYPEDDLEGALAKLGPIARIIGATVRDTANPTMLNAGYKANVIPSTAEAVVDCRVLPGREEEFLREVDELLGPDVEREWVTDLPAVETPFEGALTDAMQAALRTEDPAAEIVPYMLSGGTDAKAFSTLGMKCYGFAPLRLPPELDFASLFHGIDERVPVDALTFGTRVLDRFLRTV